A genome region from Alphaproteobacteria bacterium includes the following:
- the rocD gene encoding ornithine--oxo-acid transaminase, protein MFSPKSPTQKLIDHEAQFVAKNYHPLPVVLNRGEGCYLWDHEGKKYLDMMSAYSAVSCGHSHPRIVKALTDQVNKLAMCSRAYHTNTLGPFVEKLVQVTGLDEVLPMNTGAEAVETAVKAARQWGYVVKKIPENQAEIIVAEGNFHGRTTTVISFSTEPDYRKNFGPFTPGFKAVPFDDLKAIEAAITPNTAAILFEPIQGEAGIKTPHDGFLQGLRKLCDDKNVLLILDEVQSGLGRTGKMFCFQHENVLPDVLILGKALGGGLLPVSAIVGKKSVMELFKPGSHGSTFGGNPLAAAVGLEALKVLEEEGMVQNSAILGAYMQEQLRGINSPLVTGVRGRGLWIGMDFDPARVTARKVCEKLMERGILSKDTHHTVVRFAPPLTITREQIDWALEQVRAVIRELEGKNG, encoded by the coding sequence ATGTTCTCGCCCAAATCCCCGACCCAGAAGCTGATCGACCATGAAGCGCAGTTTGTGGCGAAAAACTACCACCCCCTGCCGGTGGTGCTGAACCGCGGCGAGGGTTGTTACCTGTGGGACCACGAGGGAAAGAAATACCTCGACATGATGAGCGCCTATTCCGCCGTCAGCTGCGGCCATTCCCACCCCCGCATCGTGAAGGCACTGACCGATCAGGTGAACAAGCTGGCGATGTGCAGCCGCGCATATCACACCAACACGCTCGGCCCCTTTGTCGAGAAACTGGTGCAGGTCACCGGCCTTGACGAAGTGCTGCCGATGAACACCGGCGCGGAAGCGGTTGAAACCGCCGTGAAGGCCGCCCGCCAATGGGGTTATGTCGTCAAGAAAATCCCCGAAAACCAGGCGGAGATTATTGTGGCGGAGGGCAACTTCCACGGCCGCACCACGACCGTCATCAGCTTTTCCACCGAACCCGATTACCGCAAAAATTTCGGCCCCTTCACGCCCGGTTTCAAGGCTGTGCCGTTTGATGACCTGAAAGCCATCGAAGCCGCGATCACGCCCAACACCGCCGCCATCCTGTTTGAACCCATTCAGGGCGAAGCGGGCATCAAGACGCCGCATGACGGCTTCCTGCAAGGCCTGCGCAAATTGTGCGACGACAAAAACGTGCTGCTGATTCTGGACGAAGTGCAGTCCGGCCTTGGCCGCACCGGCAAGATGTTCTGCTTCCAGCATGAAAACGTGCTGCCCGATGTGCTGATCCTTGGCAAAGCCTTGGGCGGCGGGCTGCTGCCCGTTTCCGCCATCGTCGGCAAAAAATCCGTGATGGAGCTGTTCAAGCCCGGCAGCCACGGTTCAACCTTCGGCGGCAACCCGCTGGCGGCGGCTGTCGGCCTCGAGGCGCTGAAGGTTCTGGAAGAAGAAGGCATGGTGCAAAACAGCGCGATCCTTGGCGCGTATATGCAAGAACAGCTGCGCGGCATCAACAGCCCGCTGGTGACTGGCGTGCGCGGCCGCGGTCTGTGGATCGGCATGGATTTCGACCCTGCGCGCGTGACCGCCCGCAAGGTCTGCGAAAAGCTGATGGAACGCGGCATCCTGTCGAAAGACACGCACCATACCGTCGTGCGTTTCGCCCCGCCGCTGACCATCACCCGCGAACAGATCGACTGGGCACTGGAACAGGTGCGCGCCGTGATCCGCGAGCTGGAAGGCAAGAACGGCTAA
- a CDS encoding TldD/PmbA family protein, which produces MADAKQAETLQLLQDVLKKAKAAGATDADAVLSDSASVSVTRRNGEPESLVRSEEAEIGLRVLVGGKQAIVSSSDRSPEALQQMAERAVAMARMVPEDKFAGLADPADIAKSFPDLDLYDATDLSVEKMTEMADTAENAALDVEGVTNSDGAECSVSKETSYYAATNGFVGGYSASGFSLSVSVIAGEDTQMETDYDFDSAAYLKDLADPLSIGRSAGERAVKALNPRKGPTKTMPVVFDRRTAGGIIGSLAGAISGSAVARGTTFLKDSMGKQIFPANIAVIDDPFLKRGARSHPFDGEGVTPQKRSIIDNGVLTGWLLDTSSAKQLGLKTTGNAARSASSPPSPRAANFYMQPGSKSVEELIKDIDEGFFVTQLMGSGANPVTGDYSRGARGFWIEKGQITYPVAEMTIAGNILQMWLDLEAANDLQFKYGVDTPTLRIAKMTVAGA; this is translated from the coding sequence ATGGCCGACGCAAAACAGGCAGAAACCCTGCAACTGCTGCAAGACGTGCTGAAAAAAGCGAAAGCCGCCGGTGCGACCGATGCCGATGCCGTGCTGTCGGACAGCGCCTCCGTCTCCGTCACGCGCCGCAACGGCGAACCGGAATCGCTGGTGCGGTCCGAAGAAGCCGAAATCGGCCTGCGCGTGCTGGTGGGCGGCAAACAGGCCATCGTGTCGTCCTCCGACCGCTCGCCCGAGGCGCTGCAGCAGATGGCGGAACGCGCCGTCGCCATGGCGCGCATGGTGCCGGAGGATAAGTTTGCGGGACTTGCTGATCCTGCGGATATCGCCAAAAGTTTCCCCGACCTCGACCTTTATGACGCGACCGATTTAAGCGTTGAAAAAATGACGGAAATGGCGGATACGGCCGAAAACGCCGCGCTGGACGTAGAGGGCGTCACCAATTCCGACGGCGCGGAATGCAGCGTGTCGAAGGAAACCTCGTATTACGCGGCGACCAACGGTTTCGTCGGCGGCTATTCGGCATCGGGTTTCAGCCTTTCCGTCTCGGTGATTGCGGGTGAAGACACGCAGATGGAAACCGACTACGATTTTGATTCCGCCGCTTACCTGAAGGATCTGGCCGATCCCCTGTCGATTGGCCGCAGTGCCGGCGAACGTGCGGTGAAGGCTCTTAATCCGCGCAAGGGGCCGACGAAAACAATGCCGGTCGTGTTCGACCGCCGCACGGCAGGCGGCATCATCGGGTCGCTTGCGGGCGCGATCAGCGGCAGCGCGGTTGCGCGCGGCACGACTTTTTTGAAAGATTCGATGGGCAAACAGATATTCCCCGCGAATATTGCGGTCATCGACGACCCGTTCCTGAAACGCGGCGCGCGGTCGCACCCGTTTGACGGCGAAGGCGTCACGCCGCAAAAACGCAGCATCATCGACAACGGCGTGCTGACCGGGTGGCTGCTGGATACGTCGTCGGCAAAACAGCTCGGCCTCAAAACGACGGGCAATGCCGCGCGCAGCGCTTCGTCGCCGCCCAGCCCGCGCGCCGCGAATTTTTATATGCAGCCCGGAAGTAAATCGGTCGAGGAGCTGATCAAGGATATCGACGAAGGATTTTTCGTGACGCAGCTGATGGGATCGGGCGCAAACCCCGTGACCGGTGATTACAGCCGCGGCGCGCGCGGGTTCTGGATCGAAAAAGGCCAGATCACCTATCCGGTCGCGGAAATGACGATTGCGGGCAATATCCTGCAAATGTGGCTGGACCTTGAAGCCGCGAATGACCTGCAATTCAAATACGGTGTCGATACGCCGACGCTGCGCATCGCGAAAATGACGGTGGCGGGCGCGTAA
- the lptB gene encoding LPS export ABC transporter ATP-binding protein, with product MTSKPANDKKTPDLTPVSAASGLVVEHLMKRYKRRPVLRDVSLTVRRGEAVGLLGPNGAGKTTCFYIVTGLIDADSGSIKLDGKDITRLPMYRRARMGIGYLPQESSIFRGLNVEDNIRSILQVVEEDHHRREHMLEELLAEFSITHLRFTPSIALSGGERRRVEIARALATHPQFILLDEPLAGIDPIAVGEIRDLVKQVKNRNIGVLITDHNVRDTLDIVDRAYILHGGQVLMEGKPSDIVAHKDVRRVYLGEKFSL from the coding sequence ATGACCAGCAAACCCGCGAACGACAAGAAAACGCCCGACCTGACGCCCGTATCCGCCGCGTCGGGCCTTGTCGTCGAGCACCTGATGAAACGCTATAAACGCCGCCCCGTGCTGCGCGATGTGTCGCTGACCGTAAGGCGCGGCGAGGCTGTCGGCCTGCTGGGGCCCAACGGCGCGGGCAAGACCACCTGTTTCTATATCGTGACCGGCCTGATCGATGCCGATAGCGGCAGCATCAAGCTGGACGGCAAGGACATCACGCGCCTGCCCATGTACCGACGCGCGCGCATGGGCATCGGTTACCTGCCGCAGGAGTCGTCCATCTTCCGCGGGCTGAACGTCGAGGATAATATCCGCAGCATTTTGCAGGTGGTAGAGGAAGACCATCACCGCCGCGAACATATGCTGGAGGAATTGCTGGCCGAATTTTCGATCACGCACTTGCGCTTCACGCCGTCGATCGCGCTGTCGGGGGGCGAACGCCGCCGCGTCGAAATCGCGCGCGCGCTTGCCACACATCCGCAATTCATCCTGCTGGACGAACCTCTGGCCGGCATCGACCCGATCGCGGTCGGCGAAATCCGCGATCTGGTGAAACAGGTGAAGAACCGCAATATCGGCGTGCTGATCACCGACCACAACGTGCGTGACACACTGGATATCGTCGACCGTGCCTATATCCTGCATGGCGGCCAGGTGCTGATGGAGGGCAAACCGTCCGACATCGTCGCGCACAAGGATGTACGCCGCGTTTACCTGGGCGAAAAATTCAGCCTTTAA
- the lptC gene encoding LPS export ABC transporter periplasmic protein LptC — translation MPKKPKPRSAHSTRLAARGGGYSWFVRISKVTLPLVALGLIGLVVARLSQDPRQIQLTELPSKEKTAPGQVELVKARYEGMDAQGRKYTVSADKAVRNMLSDEAVTLEKPNAEMALDGGSVIRVKAEKGDYDNKAGKLSLSGGVTVSHDSGYEMHLQDVKVDVATRHAATQNPVSAQGPAGALQAQNMDVSDSGDLVVFGGPAFLTLHNLKPKLPVKKGRG, via the coding sequence TTGCCTAAAAAACCCAAACCCCGCAGCGCACATTCCACCCGCCTTGCCGCGCGCGGCGGCGGCTATAGCTGGTTCGTGCGCATTTCCAAGGTCACGCTGCCGCTGGTGGCGCTGGGACTGATCGGCCTTGTGGTTGCGCGCCTGTCGCAGGACCCGCGCCAGATACAGCTGACCGAACTGCCGTCGAAGGAAAAAACCGCGCCCGGGCAGGTTGAATTGGTCAAAGCGCGCTATGAAGGCATGGATGCGCAGGGCCGCAAATATACGGTCAGCGCCGACAAGGCTGTGCGCAACATGTTGTCGGATGAAGCGGTGACGCTGGAAAAACCGAATGCCGAAATGGCGCTGGACGGCGGCAGCGTGATCCGCGTGAAGGCCGAAAAAGGCGACTACGACAACAAGGCGGGCAAGCTCTCCCTCTCGGGCGGCGTCACGGTGTCGCATGACAGCGGCTATGAAATGCACCTGCAGGATGTGAAGGTGGATGTGGCAACACGCCATGCCGCCACGCAAAACCCCGTCAGCGCACAAGGCCCCGCCGGTGCGTTGCAGGCGCAGAACATGGATGTGTCGGACAGCGGCGACCTGGTCGTGTTCGGCGGCCCCGCCTTCCTGACGCTGCATAACCTGAAGCCGAAACTGCCGGTGAAAAAGGGGCGCGGATGA
- the ald gene encoding alanine dehydrogenase, with the protein MLIGCPKEIKTKEFRVGLTPTSVREYVRNGHQVIVETNAGAGIQASDDDYVKAGAKIVATAKDVFDKAEMIVKVKEPQPVETAMMRKGQILFTYLHLAADAQQAKGLIDSGAVAIAYETVTSDRGGLPLLAPMSEVAGRMGVHVGAYFLHVANGGSGILLGGVPGVKAAEVVIIGGGVAGTHSAKMAVGLEARVTIIEKSLDRIRYLEDLFGSRANIVYSTQDAVDQYVTQADLVIGAVLIPGALAPKLITKAHLKQMRPKSVIVDIAIDQGGCAETSKATTHDNPTYEVDGVLHYCVANMPGAVPRTSAYALNNAVLPYGIEIANKGWVKALQDNKHLRNGLTVCKGKITQAEVARDLKLDYSKAEESLAA; encoded by the coding sequence ATGCTCATCGGATGCCCCAAGGAAATCAAGACCAAGGAATTCCGCGTCGGTCTCACCCCGACTTCCGTGCGCGAATATGTGCGCAACGGACACCAGGTTATCGTCGAAACCAATGCCGGTGCCGGCATTCAGGCTTCCGATGACGATTACGTCAAGGCAGGCGCGAAAATCGTCGCGACCGCCAAGGATGTGTTCGACAAGGCCGAAATGATCGTGAAGGTGAAAGAACCGCAACCTGTTGAAACCGCGATGATGCGCAAGGGACAGATCCTGTTCACCTACCTGCACCTCGCCGCCGACGCGCAGCAGGCGAAAGGCCTGATCGACTCCGGCGCGGTTGCGATTGCCTATGAAACCGTGACATCCGACCGTGGCGGCTTGCCGCTTCTGGCGCCGATGTCCGAAGTGGCGGGCCGTATGGGCGTGCATGTGGGCGCGTATTTCCTGCATGTGGCGAATGGCGGTTCCGGCATCCTGCTGGGCGGCGTGCCGGGCGTGAAGGCGGCGGAAGTCGTCATCATCGGCGGCGGCGTGGCCGGCACCCATTCCGCGAAAATGGCGGTGGGTCTGGAAGCGCGCGTGACGATCATCGAAAAATCCCTCGACCGTATCCGTTACCTCGAAGACCTGTTCGGCTCCCGCGCGAATATCGTTTATTCCACGCAGGATGCGGTTGACCAATACGTGACGCAGGCCGACCTTGTGATCGGCGCGGTGCTGATCCCCGGTGCGCTTGCCCCGAAACTGATCACGAAAGCGCACCTGAAACAGATGCGCCCGAAATCGGTCATTGTCGATATCGCGATCGATCAGGGCGGCTGCGCTGAAACGTCGAAAGCGACCACGCATGACAACCCGACCTATGAAGTCGATGGCGTGCTGCATTACTGCGTCGCCAACATGCCGGGCGCGGTTCCCCGCACGTCGGCATACGCCCTGAACAACGCTGTCCTGCCCTATGGTATCGAAATCGCCAACAAGGGCTGGGTCAAGGCATTGCAGGACAACAAACACCTGCGCAACGGGTTGACCGTCTGCAAAGGCAAAATCACGCAGGCGGAAGTCGCCCGCGACCTGAAACTCGATTACTCCAAAGCAGAAGAAAGTCTCGCAGCATGA
- a CDS encoding ABC transporter permease: MNPAFALNRLLQALLTLLAVSFLVYMLIGLMPGDPIDLMAAGNPHFTPEDAARLRALYGLDQPLPVRYGRWLMAALQGDLGYSRLYNMPVLDVLWPRFVNTGLLLGISLFITIIFALPMGVHAARHIGGWSDRAINLFCLAGISLPHFWLGILLISLFAVTLGWLPAGASLDGAFMDDVRAMILPVATLAVSGLAVYVRHLRAAMADALRADHIRTARAKGCSPRRTVWNHAFKNALPPVLTILMLDLGTLFSGALTVEAVFGFPGMGKLMFDAVMGNDYNLALCGFLILTFFVLLANFMADFLYAALDPRVNYGVKA; encoded by the coding sequence ATGAACCCTGCCTTCGCCTTGAACCGCCTGCTGCAGGCGCTGCTGACGTTGCTGGCGGTGTCTTTTCTTGTTTATATGCTGATCGGGCTGATGCCGGGCGACCCGATCGACCTGATGGCCGCCGGCAACCCGCATTTCACCCCCGAAGACGCCGCGCGCCTGCGCGCCCTATATGGTCTCGACCAGCCATTGCCGGTTCGCTATGGCCGCTGGCTGATGGCGGCGCTGCAGGGCGACCTTGGGTATAGCCGTCTGTATAATATGCCTGTGCTGGATGTGCTGTGGCCGCGTTTTGTCAACACAGGCTTGTTGCTGGGCATATCGCTGTTTATCACGATCATCTTCGCCCTGCCGATGGGCGTACATGCCGCCCGCCATATCGGCGGCTGGTCGGACAGGGCAATCAACCTGTTCTGCCTTGCGGGCATTTCGCTGCCGCATTTTTGGCTGGGGATTTTGCTGATATCGCTGTTCGCGGTGACGCTGGGCTGGCTGCCGGCAGGCGCGTCGCTGGACGGCGCATTCATGGACGATGTGCGCGCGATGATACTGCCGGTTGCCACGCTGGCGGTTTCAGGCCTGGCGGTTTATGTACGGCATTTGCGTGCCGCGATGGCGGATGCCCTGCGCGCCGATCATATCCGAACCGCCCGCGCCAAGGGTTGCTCGCCTCGCCGCACAGTATGGAACCACGCCTTCAAAAACGCGCTGCCGCCCGTGCTGACGATTTTGATGCTCGACCTTGGCACGCTATTTTCGGGCGCGCTGACGGTGGAGGCGGTGTTCGGCTTTCCCGGCATGGGCAAGCTGATGTTCGATGCGGTGATGGGCAATGATTACAACCTTGCGCTCTGCGGTTTCCTGATCCTGACATTCTTTGTGCTGCTGGCGAATTTCATGGCGGATTTTCTCTATGCCGCGCTTGACCCGCGCGTGAATTACGGGGTGAAGGCATGA
- a CDS encoding ABC transporter permease codes for MSRYLPFGFLLALLALCFSAGAIESALSLTGNEADLGSRFLPPSPAHYLGTDELGRDVFVRLLYGGQVSLLVAISAGLVAAFIGTAIGMAAGYAAGKWDALLMRLTDMLISLPALPLLIILSALDIGKLGLGEFANAPSASLYKIIAIISLLSWTTVARLARARTLTLKEMDFVKAARALGMTGFKIVLRHIFPNLLGTVVVATALTAGNIILVESVLSFLGLGIQPPLPSWGNMLTNAQETIWEHARLTVYPGAMIFVTVLAFNFLGDRLQQSLDPKAKNRI; via the coding sequence ATGAGCCGTTATCTGCCCTTCGGTTTCCTGCTGGCTTTGCTGGCGCTGTGTTTCTCGGCGGGTGCGATTGAAAGCGCATTGTCGCTGACTGGAAACGAAGCCGATCTTGGCAGCCGTTTCCTACCGCCGTCACCCGCGCATTATCTTGGCACTGACGAGCTGGGGCGCGATGTTTTTGTGCGGCTGTTATACGGCGGGCAGGTATCGTTGCTGGTTGCGATCAGCGCAGGATTGGTTGCCGCATTCATCGGCACGGCGATTGGCATGGCGGCGGGTTATGCGGCCGGCAAATGGGATGCGTTGCTGATGCGCCTGACCGATATGCTGATATCTCTGCCTGCCCTGCCGTTGCTGATTATCCTATCCGCGCTTGATATCGGCAAACTGGGTTTGGGCGAATTCGCGAATGCGCCAAGCGCGAGCCTTTATAAAATTATCGCCATCATTTCGCTGCTCAGCTGGACGACCGTCGCGCGCCTTGCGCGGGCACGCACCTTGACGCTGAAGGAAATGGATTTCGTAAAGGCCGCGCGGGCGCTGGGCATGACCGGATTTAAAATCGTTCTGCGCCATATCTTCCCCAACCTGCTGGGCACTGTCGTGGTGGCAACCGCGCTGACGGCGGGCAATATCATCCTTGTCGAATCCGTCCTCAGCTTCCTTGGTCTTGGCATCCAGCCGCCGCTGCCCAGCTGGGGGAATATGCTGACGAATGCGCAAGAAACGATCTGGGAACATGCGCGGCTGACGGTTTATCCGGGCGCGATGATTTTTGTGACGGTGCTGGCGTTCAATTTCCTTGGCGACAGGCTACAGCAATCACTCGACCCGAAAGCAAAAAACCGAATTTGA
- a CDS encoding diguanylate cyclase, protein MDILVIDRESLTNQLIAHKLEAKGHKVVTEENKNAAFELLKNGKFDCVMVDPAPLSEARPVVIGVWKNIRTPVKPYLILLSKNATTEDAITAGTNDVLNKPLSTADLETKIANAERLTDLSRHLAREDNVHSTGGMIGKAAFNQLFLSAIDRSFRYAERSLIVFITVTNHAELTAGGEEAYAETFRKLTEKMTFMRRQSDVIGRLGADSFAVLLQRPIYESEPVDAINRFSEVLTKFHDSFEDKSKAPKINLKLIELPQGAQQTERFVPAAHNAGAEAAGK, encoded by the coding sequence ATGGACATTTTGGTCATCGACCGCGAATCTCTCACCAACCAGCTGATCGCGCACAAGCTGGAGGCCAAAGGCCACAAAGTGGTGACCGAAGAAAACAAAAACGCTGCCTTCGAACTTTTGAAGAACGGCAAATTCGACTGCGTGATGGTCGATCCGGCACCCCTGTCCGAAGCGCGGCCTGTGGTCATCGGTGTCTGGAAAAATATCCGTACACCTGTGAAGCCCTACCTGATCCTGCTGTCGAAAAACGCGACCACCGAAGACGCAATCACGGCAGGCACCAACGATGTGCTGAACAAACCGCTCTCGACTGCCGATCTGGAAACGAAAATCGCGAACGCGGAACGCCTGACCGACCTCAGCCGCCATCTTGCGCGCGAAGACAACGTGCATTCCACGGGCGGCATGATCGGCAAGGCGGCCTTCAACCAGCTGTTCCTTTCAGCCATCGACCGGTCTTTCCGCTATGCGGAGCGCAGCCTGATTGTCTTCATCACCGTCACGAACCATGCCGAGCTGACGGCAGGGGGCGAGGAGGCCTATGCCGAGACATTCAGGAAACTAACCGAAAAAATGACCTTCATGCGCCGCCAGTCGGATGTCATCGGGCGGCTGGGCGCGGATTCATTCGCCGTGCTGCTGCAGCGGCCGATCTATGAATCGGAACCGGTCGATGCGATCAACCGTTTTTCCGAGGTGTTGACGAAATTCCACGATTCATTCGAAGACAAATCGAAAGCGCCGAAAATCAACCTGAAACTGATCGAACTGCCGCAGGGCGCGCAGCAGACGGAACGCTTCGTGCCCGCCGCGCATAACGCCGGCGCGGAAGCCGCCGGGAAATAA
- a CDS encoding ribonuclease D: MNVTLHEGDLPAGLDLGPVVAIDTETLGLRPVRDRLCLVQLSAGDGNVHLVKFSTATYDAPNLKKLLADPKVTKLFHFARFDVGVMYTYLNVLTAPIYCTKIASRIARTYTSHHSLKNLVKDLLQMDIDKQQQTTDWGAATLSPEQIEYAATDVLHLHKIRAILDESLKREGRMELAEACFGFLPHRALLDMAGWAEEDIFTH, from the coding sequence ATGAATGTAACCCTACATGAGGGCGATTTGCCAGCGGGCCTTGATCTGGGTCCCGTCGTTGCGATCGATACCGAAACCCTCGGCCTGCGCCCTGTGCGCGACCGGCTGTGCCTTGTGCAGCTGTCGGCAGGCGACGGCAATGTGCATCTGGTGAAGTTTTCGACTGCGACGTATGACGCGCCGAACCTGAAAAAACTGCTGGCCGACCCCAAGGTCACCAAGCTGTTCCATTTCGCGCGTTTCGATGTGGGCGTGATGTATACCTACCTGAACGTGCTGACCGCGCCGATTTACTGCACCAAGATCGCATCGCGCATCGCCCGCACCTATACCAGCCATCACAGCCTGAAAAACCTGGTCAAGGATTTGCTGCAGATGGATATCGACAAGCAGCAGCAGACGACCGACTGGGGGGCCGCGACCTTAAGCCCCGAGCAGATCGAATATGCGGCAACCGATGTGCTGCATCTTCACAAGATCCGCGCCATCCTGGACGAATCGCTGAAACGCGAAGGCCGGATGGAGCTGGCGGAGGCCTGCTTCGGTTTCCTGCCCCATCGCGCCCTTTTGGACATGGCGGGCTGGGCGGAAGAGGATATTTTCACGCATTAA
- a CDS encoding KpsF/GutQ family sugar-phosphate isomerase translates to MKIAKLPETARNQAASAETIETGRRVLKTEGEALLELAGFINESFDQAIEMMSAAEGRVIVTGMGKSGHVARKIAATMSSTGTPAFFVHPAETSHGDMGMIVRGDVVLAMSNSGEAKELLDLIEYTRRFAIPLIGVTSRPESTLGQKSDVVLLLPPCPEACPNGLAPTTSTTMTMALGDALAITLLERKGFSAKDFKIFHPGGKLGQQLMKVSEIMHTGDALPVASENALVRDVIPVISAKGFGCVALVNADGTMAGLITDGDIRRHLSNDLMDKQAKDIMTKSPKVTGPDMLVAEAMAVMNDLKNTFRKITALVVVDDAGKPVGLLHLHDCLRAGFA, encoded by the coding sequence ATGAAAATCGCCAAACTGCCCGAAACCGCCCGCAATCAGGCCGCATCCGCCGAAACGATTGAAACCGGCCGCCGCGTGCTGAAGACCGAGGGCGAGGCGCTGCTGGAGCTGGCGGGCTTCATCAACGAAAGCTTTGATCAGGCGATTGAAATGATGTCGGCCGCCGAAGGCCGCGTGATCGTGACCGGCATGGGCAAAAGCGGTCATGTGGCGCGCAAGATCGCCGCGACCATGTCGTCGACCGGCACGCCCGCTTTCTTCGTCCACCCCGCCGAAACCAGCCATGGCGACATGGGCATGATCGTGCGCGGCGACGTGGTGCTGGCGATGTCGAATTCCGGCGAGGCAAAAGAACTCCTCGACCTGATCGAATACACCCGCCGTTTCGCGATCCCGCTGATCGGCGTGACCAGCCGACCTGAATCGACGCTGGGCCAGAAATCGGATGTGGTGCTGCTGCTGCCGCCCTGCCCCGAAGCCTGCCCGAACGGCCTTGCCCCCACGACCTCCACCACCATGACGATGGCGCTGGGCGATGCGCTGGCGATCACGCTTCTGGAGCGCAAGGGTTTCAGCGCGAAAGACTTCAAGATTTTCCACCCCGGCGGCAAGCTGGGCCAGCAGCTGATGAAAGTATCGGAGATCATGCATACCGGCGACGCGCTGCCCGTTGCATCCGAAAACGCGCTGGTGCGCGACGTGATCCCTGTCATCAGCGCCAAGGGCTTTGGCTGCGTGGCATTGGTGAACGCAGACGGCACGATGGCCGGCCTGATCACCGACGGCGATATCCGCCGCCATTTGAGCAACGACCTGATGGACAAGCAGGCGAAAGACATCATGACCAAATCGCCCAAGGTCACGGGCCCGGACATGCTGGTCGCCGAAGCGATGGCCGTGATGAACGACCTGAAAAACACCTTCCGCAAGATCACGGCGCTGGTCGTGGTCGACGATGCGGGCAAGCCGGTCGGCCTGCTGCACCTCCATGATTGCCTGAGAGCAGGTTTTGCCTAA
- a CDS encoding sterol desaturase family protein, whose protein sequence is MAGYESNEALKKLGVLFVTISAAALFMTLPGSRLHWPAMAANYLIVLLLYFWYAARDADLSDRGLWDYMFPAHIWSHRSSLNDGIFAFMLFGLMISLFNWGIFTPKYFVGLAMSLSSLLPPATEGEKPGLLVMAYFTLQAIIFAEFFYYWQHRLSHTLPAMWAFHKVHHSAKVMTPLAVYRLHPVDFWLTSATKGLGYGLNLVIFMHFYPSKESAITLLGANAVMFFLGIFGGVLHHSHVWISFGPVLERFIISPAQHQVHHSENPQHYNKNFSSMLSIWDWVFGSLYVTGWKDEKLTLGLGGGKAEAPYQNPVSMLLYPFRENAQMAMKRIRKRKRRKA, encoded by the coding sequence ATGGCGGGATACGAATCAAACGAAGCACTTAAAAAACTCGGCGTTTTGTTCGTCACCATTTCGGCGGCGGCGCTGTTCATGACGCTGCCCGGCTCCCGCCTGCATTGGCCCGCGATGGCCGCTAATTACCTGATCGTGCTGCTGCTTTATTTTTGGTACGCCGCGCGCGATGCCGACCTTTCGGACAGGGGGCTCTGGGATTATATGTTCCCCGCCCATATCTGGTCGCACCGATCGTCGCTGAACGACGGCATTTTCGCCTTTATGCTGTTCGGGCTCATGATCTCGCTGTTCAACTGGGGGATTTTTACGCCCAAATACTTCGTCGGCCTTGCGATGTCGCTGTCCAGCCTGCTGCCCCCCGCGACGGAAGGGGAAAAACCCGGCCTGCTGGTGATGGCCTATTTCACGCTGCAAGCCATCATTTTTGCCGAATTTTTCTATTACTGGCAGCACCGGCTGTCACATACGCTGCCCGCCATGTGGGCGTTCCACAAGGTGCATCATTCAGCCAAGGTCATGACACCGCTGGCTGTTTACCGGCTGCATCCGGTCGATTTCTGGCTGACATCGGCGACCAAGGGGCTTGGTTACGGCCTTAACCTTGTCATCTTCATGCATTTTTACCCGTCAAAAGAATCCGCGATCACCCTTTTGGGCGCGAATGCTGTCATGTTCTTTCTGGGCATTTTCGGAGGCGTTTTGCACCATTCGCATGTCTGGATATCTTTCGGGCCGGTGCTGGAACGCTTTATCATCAGCCCTGCGCAGCACCAGGTCCATCACAGCGAAAACCCCCAGCATTACAACAAGAATTTCAGCTCGATGCTGAGTATCTGGGACTGGGTATTCGGCTCGCTTTACGTGACGGGCTGGAAAGACGAAAAGCTGACCCTCGGCCTTGGCGGCGGAAAGGCGGAAGCGCCCTACCAGAACCCCGTCAGCATGCTGCTGTATCCATTCCGGGAAAACGCACAGATGGCGATGAAGCGGATCAGAAAAAGAAAACGCCGCAAGGCATAA